From the genome of Verrucomicrobiota bacterium:
GCCGCTCAGCGTCCAGCGCTCCTTCGACTTCCCGGGCGGCATCGGACCGAAGCCCCTCTATCTCATGTATCACGAGGAACTCGAAAGCCTGGCCAAGTTTGTCCCTGGCGTGAAAGAGCTTCGCTTCTGGATGACTTTTAGCGAGAGCTACCTCCAGCATCTCAAGGTGCTCGAAAACGTGGGCCTCACTCGGATCGATCCGATCGACTTCCAAGGCCGCTCCATCGTTCCGCTCCAATTCCTCAAGGCCCTCCTGCCGAAGCCAGAAAGTCTTGCCCCCCGCACCATCGGCCAAACCTGCATCGGCAACCTCATTCGCGGTCGGAAAGACGGGCAGCCCCGGCTCTACTACATCTACAATCTCTGCGATCACCAAGCAGCCTTCCGGGAAACCAATTCCCAAGCCATCAGCTACACCACGGGCGTGCCGGCCATGATCGGAGCCAAGCAAATGCTCGAAGGCACCTGGACCGGCCGAGGCGTCTTCAACATCGAGCAAATGGACCCCGACCCTTTCTTGGCCGACCTCTCCCGCCATGGCCTCCCCTGGGAGGAGAAATTGCTGGATCCCGCCACCACTCCCCTCATAGACCCAGCAGCTCCGCCGACTCCGGGGGCGGACTCTCCTTGAGTCGCTCCGCCGCTTCCTCTCGCAGTCGGCGCTCCTCATGACGGACGGACAGCCCCCACGCCAAAAGCGTGCACACGGCCAGCACCGTCATGAGGGCTGCGTGATGGCGGGAAGCGGGCTTGGCCAGAGCGATCCACCCGGCTACCAGCAAGCCCAGGCCAAAAGCCAGGGAAAGAAGATAGCCCAGCCCAACCAGCCAAAAAGGCGCCCTCGACTGCATCCCCGACAGGTTCTGCCTCTCGGCGGGCCTCTCCTGCATCGCCCGCGCCGCCTGCACCCGCGCCAGCTCTTCAGGCGATTTGCGATACTCCGGCAGCTCCGTCATACCCTTCACTATTCCAAAAAGCCCCGCCGGGTCGACCGCAAAGTCCTTTGCTTGCTGAATTTCTATTTTGCGTCGCAAATTTTGGAAATTTCGCTAATTTTATATTTTTGAGTTGTTATAAGTGCAATTTGAGTGCAGGCTCGGCGGTCATGAGCCTACG
Proteins encoded in this window:
- a CDS encoding saccharopine dehydrogenase family protein, yielding MSRILVIGAGGVSRVAVHKCAQLPEVFSEIHLASRTPAKCQAIASEIRGRYGREIRIHTLDADDVRATTQLLREIQPALLLHLALPYQDLNLMEACLAAGVPYLDTANYEPPETARFEYRWQWAYHERFQKAGLMALLGSGFDPGVTSVFAMHALKHHFDEIHSIDIIDCNAGQHGLPFATNFNPEINLREVTAPGRWWKEGQWQETEPLSVQRSFDFPGGIGPKPLYLMYHEELESLAKFVPGVKELRFWMTFSESYLQHLKVLENVGLTRIDPIDFQGRSIVPLQFLKALLPKPESLAPRTIGQTCIGNLIRGRKDGQPRLYYIYNLCDHQAAFRETNSQAISYTTGVPAMIGAKQMLEGTWTGRGVFNIEQMDPDPFLADLSRHGLPWEEKLLDPATTPLIDPAAPPTPGADSP